From a single Natronorubrum tibetense GA33 genomic region:
- a CDS encoding Lrp/AsnC family transcriptional regulator, whose amino-acid sequence MDTNEFPALDETDVAILERVERDADVNLAELAEELELSKSAVHYRLNKLKDANVITAVSADIDPLALGLNMVVITEVSVAHESGYAEDIGQSLTAIDGVFQVYYTMGDVDFVVHSRVQNRDQMNDLVDEIVTIDGVNETASKFVMRELKTSTRTVENMSEEMVRNAVDGTD is encoded by the coding sequence ATGGACACGAACGAATTCCCAGCCCTGGACGAGACGGACGTTGCGATCCTCGAACGGGTCGAACGCGATGCCGACGTAAATCTCGCGGAGCTAGCGGAAGAGCTCGAGCTGTCGAAATCTGCGGTTCACTACAGGCTGAACAAGCTCAAAGACGCCAACGTCATCACCGCCGTGTCGGCGGACATCGACCCGCTCGCGCTGGGACTCAACATGGTGGTCATCACGGAGGTGTCGGTCGCCCACGAGAGCGGCTACGCCGAGGATATCGGACAATCGCTCACCGCGATCGACGGCGTGTTTCAGGTGTACTACACGATGGGGGACGTCGACTTCGTCGTCCACTCGCGGGTGCAAAACCGGGATCAAATGAACGATCTCGTCGACGAAATTGTCACGATCGACGGCGTGAACGAGACGGCCTCGAAGTTCGTGATGAGAGAGCTGAAAACGAGTACACGGACGGTCGAGAATATGTCCGAAGAGATGGTGCGAAACGCCGTCGACGGCACTGACTGA
- a CDS encoding aminotransferase family protein, whose protein sequence is MSDSQTTEDVLSDDSTEIERLDKEYVFGTWSFQSEVSPTEVVGGEGVRFTTANGGEYIDFSGQLMCSNLGHSADTVADAISEQAHEGAYFAPGFTTEPRARLGEKLAEVTPGNLSKTFFSTSGTEAVEAAIKIARMYTGKQKIISRYRSYHGATAGSISVTGDPRRLLAEPGVPGTIKAPDPYAYGSTLEPMESLEYIDEMLMLEGDTVAAVLVEPVVGSNGILVPPEEYLPRLKRIAHDHGALLICDEVMSGFGRTGEWFGSDVFDVTPDIMSMAKGLSGAYAPLGATIVTDEIADHFEDEMFCHGHTYAGHPLACAAGLAAVTSYQDQELIPHARQVGTYLEGRLEELAEDHPSVGETRGVGLFRGIELTKDPDERVPFGHRSDKISMGSTVVDKVSAAAWDEGVYVGNMINTLIIAPPLPITEDDVDEAVAALDVALEVSDAAMDR, encoded by the coding sequence ATGTCAGATTCTCAGACAACGGAGGATGTGCTTTCGGACGATTCGACGGAGATAGAACGGCTCGACAAGGAGTACGTGTTCGGGACCTGGTCCTTCCAGAGCGAGGTCTCCCCGACGGAGGTCGTCGGCGGCGAAGGCGTTCGGTTCACCACCGCTAACGGCGGAGAGTACATCGATTTCTCGGGCCAGCTCATGTGCTCGAACCTCGGTCACTCCGCGGACACCGTCGCGGACGCGATCTCCGAACAGGCCCACGAGGGCGCGTACTTCGCGCCGGGTTTTACGACCGAGCCGCGGGCGCGACTCGGCGAAAAACTCGCGGAGGTGACGCCGGGAAACCTCTCGAAGACGTTCTTCTCGACCAGCGGCACCGAAGCCGTCGAGGCCGCGATCAAGATCGCCCGCATGTACACCGGGAAACAGAAGATCATCTCGCGGTACCGCTCCTACCACGGCGCTACTGCGGGTTCGATCAGCGTCACCGGCGACCCGCGGCGGCTCCTAGCTGAGCCTGGCGTTCCGGGGACGATCAAGGCACCTGATCCGTACGCCTACGGTTCGACCCTCGAACCGATGGAGAGCCTCGAGTACATCGACGAGATGCTGATGCTCGAGGGCGACACCGTCGCGGCGGTGCTCGTTGAACCCGTCGTCGGCTCGAACGGGATCCTGGTCCCGCCGGAGGAGTACCTCCCGCGACTCAAGAGAATCGCTCACGACCACGGCGCGTTGCTCATCTGCGACGAAGTCATGAGCGGGTTCGGTCGCACCGGGGAGTGGTTCGGCAGCGACGTCTTCGACGTGACGCCCGACATTATGTCGATGGCGAAGGGGCTTAGCGGGGCGTACGCGCCGCTGGGCGCGACGATCGTCACCGACGAGATCGCCGACCATTTCGAAGACGAGATGTTTTGTCACGGCCACACCTATGCGGGTCACCCGCTTGCCTGTGCCGCCGGACTCGCCGCTGTCACGAGCTACCAGGATCAGGAGCTGATCCCACACGCCCGGCAGGTCGGCACCTATCTCGAGGGTCGACTCGAGGAACTCGCCGAAGACCACCCGAGCGTCGGCGAGACGCGGGGTGTCGGTCTCTTCCGCGGGATCGAACTGACGAAAGACCCCGACGAGCGCGTGCCCTTTGGCCACCGCTCCGACAAGATTTCGATGGGATCGACCGTCGTCGACAAGGTAAGCGCCGCGGCGTGGGACGAAGGCGTCTACGTCGGCAACATGATCAACACGCTCATCATCGCGCCGCCGCTCCCGATCACCGAAGACGACGTCGACGAGGCCGTCGCCGCGCTCGACGTCGCACTCGAAGTGTCCGACGCCGCGATGGATCGGTAG
- a CDS encoding CoA-acylating methylmalonate-semialdehyde dehydrogenase: MVELQSLSATGDVQNYVGGTWKRADGDDGQDVINPATGEELAFVPFSSESDVDDAVASGLEAFEEWSTTPVEARIQPLFELKQLLEDHQEELAELLVQEHGKTLPEARGELRRGIENVEVACGIPSMMQSGSLLNAAPGIDESAVRKPLGVFAAITPFNFPGMIPLWFLPYAVATGNSFILKPSERDPLVAQRMFELIDEAGFPDGVVQLVNGSVDTVNTLLEHEDIAGISFVGSTPVAKHVYETAAAHGKRVQAQGGAKNHIIVTETADLEFAAQKTVASACACAGERCLANDVVVVEEAVYDDFTDLVLEEAESQTVGYGLDDSVDIGALITPEHEQHVRNFIETGISEGAELLLDGRDVTVEGYEDGNFLAPSVFAGLETDMVITREEIFGPVLGLMSVADIDEAIDVLNESQFGNAASLFTGSGLDARKFRHRADVGNLGVNVGTSAPMAFFHFGGQRDSFFGDLHAQGEDMIHFYTDKNVYIERWPDN, encoded by the coding sequence ATGGTCGAGTTACAATCACTCTCGGCGACGGGTGACGTACAGAACTACGTCGGCGGCACGTGGAAACGCGCGGACGGCGACGACGGACAGGATGTTATCAACCCGGCGACCGGCGAAGAGCTCGCGTTCGTCCCGTTCAGCTCCGAATCGGACGTCGACGACGCCGTCGCGTCCGGTCTCGAGGCCTTCGAGGAGTGGTCGACGACGCCCGTCGAAGCCCGCATTCAGCCGCTGTTCGAGTTGAAGCAGTTGCTCGAGGACCACCAGGAGGAACTGGCTGAGCTTCTCGTCCAGGAACACGGGAAGACGCTGCCGGAGGCGCGGGGCGAACTCCGCCGCGGCATCGAGAACGTCGAAGTTGCTTGTGGCATCCCGTCGATGATGCAGAGCGGTTCCCTCCTGAACGCCGCTCCCGGAATCGACGAGAGCGCCGTTCGCAAGCCGCTGGGCGTCTTCGCCGCAATCACCCCATTTAATTTCCCCGGCATGATTCCGCTGTGGTTCCTGCCGTACGCCGTCGCGACCGGCAACAGCTTCATCTTGAAGCCGAGCGAACGCGATCCGTTGGTGGCCCAGCGCATGTTCGAGCTCATCGACGAGGCGGGCTTCCCCGACGGCGTCGTCCAGCTCGTCAACGGAAGCGTCGACACCGTCAACACGCTGCTCGAGCACGAGGACATCGCCGGCATCTCCTTCGTCGGCAGCACCCCAGTCGCAAAACACGTCTACGAAACCGCAGCGGCCCACGGCAAACGGGTCCAGGCCCAGGGCGGCGCGAAGAATCACATCATCGTCACCGAGACAGCGGACCTCGAGTTCGCCGCCCAGAAGACGGTCGCGTCGGCGTGTGCCTGCGCTGGCGAGCGGTGTCTCGCCAACGACGTCGTCGTCGTCGAGGAAGCCGTCTACGACGATTTTACCGACCTCGTCCTCGAGGAGGCCGAATCCCAGACGGTGGGGTACGGACTCGACGACAGCGTCGACATTGGCGCGCTCATTACGCCTGAACACGAGCAACACGTTCGCAACTTTATCGAGACAGGCATCAGCGAGGGTGCCGAACTGCTCCTCGACGGCCGCGACGTCACCGTCGAGGGTTACGAGGACGGCAACTTCCTGGCCCCGAGCGTCTTCGCCGGGCTAGAGACGGACATGGTGATCACCCGCGAGGAGATCTTCGGACCGGTGCTCGGACTGATGTCGGTCGCCGACATCGACGAGGCAATCGACGTCCTCAACGAGAGCCAGTTCGGGAACGCGGCGAGTCTATTCACCGGCAGCGGGCTCGACGCCCGCAAGTTCCGCCACCGCGCCGACGTGGGGAACTTAGGCGTCAACGTCGGCACCTCCGCGCCGATGGCCTTTTTCCACTTCGGGGGCCAGCGCGACTCGTTCTTCGGCGACCTCCACGCCCAGGGCGAGGACATGATCCACTTCTACACGGACAAGAACGTCTACATCGAACGCTGGCCGGACAACTGA
- a CDS encoding LLM class flavin-dependent oxidoreductase — protein sequence MSDPSFDRLGIWNWESENVADEIEYAKYAESKGFDSVWQGESRLVRDAMTIMGAYTQVTDSIKFGPGVTNCYTRNVALMAQTFSTLHELSNGRAMLGIGAWWDPLASKVGIDRQNALRYMWEYCTVLSKLLDLENVTYDGQYIQVEDIELDLVRANADPRAVPIYIGATGLTMNKMSGELVGKGVIDGVYMNYLIPPEHNEMAMEKLTEGVEKQGGEIEDVDRPQLIAVSMDEDADVAIDNARGLVTQYIGQQPHITKASGIDPEVGEQIGEELGGWPADAEDIERASRLVPDEVVTNIVAAGTPEDCVQKVGDYCEAGCTEPSLYSLGSNMKEVIDVFAEFKAE from the coding sequence ATGAGCGATCCGTCGTTCGATCGACTCGGTATCTGGAACTGGGAGAGCGAGAACGTCGCCGACGAGATCGAGTACGCGAAGTACGCCGAATCGAAGGGGTTCGACTCGGTCTGGCAGGGCGAGTCCCGGCTGGTCCGGGACGCCATGACGATCATGGGCGCGTACACGCAGGTGACCGATTCGATCAAGTTCGGGCCGGGCGTCACCAACTGTTACACGCGAAACGTCGCGTTGATGGCCCAGACGTTCTCGACGCTGCACGAACTGTCGAACGGCCGGGCGATGCTCGGCATCGGCGCGTGGTGGGATCCGCTCGCGAGCAAGGTCGGGATCGACCGCCAGAACGCCCTCCGGTACATGTGGGAGTACTGCACCGTCCTCAGCAAACTCCTCGATCTGGAGAACGTCACCTACGACGGCCAGTACATCCAGGTCGAGGACATCGAACTCGACCTGGTGCGGGCGAACGCCGATCCGCGAGCGGTGCCGATCTACATCGGCGCGACCGGGCTGACGATGAACAAAATGTCCGGCGAACTGGTCGGAAAGGGCGTCATCGACGGCGTCTACATGAACTACCTGATCCCGCCGGAGCACAACGAGATGGCGATGGAAAAGCTCACGGAGGGCGTCGAGAAACAGGGGGGAGAGATCGAGGACGTCGACCGACCACAGCTCATCGCCGTCTCGATGGACGAGGACGCGGACGTCGCCATCGACAACGCCCGCGGCCTCGTGACGCAGTACATCGGCCAGCAGCCACACATCACGAAGGCGTCGGGAATCGATCCCGAGGTCGGCGAACAAATCGGCGAGGAACTCGGTGGCTGGCCCGCCGACGCCGAAGACATCGAGCGCGCCAGCCGACTGGTCCCCGACGAGGTCGTCACCAATATCGTCGCGGCTGGAACGCCCGAGGACTGTGTCCAGAAGGTCGGCGACTACTGTGAGGCTGGCTGTACCGAGCCCTCGCTCTACTCTCTCGGGTCGAACATGAAGGAAGTGATCGACGTATTCGCCGAGTTCAAAGCTGAGTAA
- a CDS encoding Zn-dependent hydrolase — MPVALQRERFVSTMKEQAEIGGTDDGGLHRLALSDEDKRIRDWFADQLAAEDITVRIDEFGNMFGRRGGTDPDAKPVMVGSHLDSQPYGGIYDGALGVVAALELVRTLNDEEIETEHPIEIVNWTNEEGSRFQPAMQGSGVWAGAHSLEEEYAKSDVDGNVFEDELERIGYKGEEPCEPQEEYEAYLELHVEQGPYLEENEKDVGVVTGIVGFTWGAITFHGEADHSGPTPMHYRQDALVAAADVISQIRRIPSTLGERTVGTTGYIDAKPNSINIIPDEVTFTWGFRDPSDDVIEEARRRVLEEAEWAAEREGVEWEYEDRMRAPAVEFADVCVDAVQSAADDLEYDSMRIFSGAGHDATHMHSVCDTGMVFAVSENGKSHNESEYTCWDDCYSAASTIANAAVDLAGGVQ; from the coding sequence ATGCCGGTTGCGCTACAGCGAGAGCGATTTGTTTCGACGATGAAAGAGCAGGCCGAAATCGGCGGCACGGACGACGGTGGACTGCACCGTCTGGCACTTTCGGACGAGGACAAGCGGATCCGCGACTGGTTCGCAGATCAGCTCGCGGCGGAGGACATCACCGTTCGCATCGACGAGTTCGGAAACATGTTCGGACGCCGTGGGGGGACCGACCCCGACGCGAAGCCCGTGATGGTCGGCTCCCACCTCGACTCCCAGCCCTACGGCGGGATTTACGACGGCGCGCTCGGCGTCGTCGCCGCGCTGGAACTGGTTCGAACGCTCAATGACGAGGAGATCGAGACCGAACACCCCATCGAGATCGTCAACTGGACCAACGAGGAGGGCTCGCGCTTCCAGCCGGCGATGCAGGGCAGCGGCGTCTGGGCGGGCGCCCACTCGCTCGAGGAGGAGTACGCCAAGTCCGACGTCGACGGAAACGTGTTCGAGGACGAACTCGAGCGCATCGGCTACAAGGGCGAGGAACCCTGCGAGCCACAGGAGGAGTACGAGGCCTACCTGGAACTCCACGTCGAGCAGGGCCCCTACCTCGAGGAGAACGAGAAAGACGTCGGCGTCGTCACCGGAATCGTGGGCTTCACCTGGGGAGCAATCACGTTCCACGGCGAGGCCGATCACTCCGGCCCGACGCCGATGCACTACCGACAGGACGCGCTCGTCGCCGCGGCCGACGTGATCAGCCAGATCCGTCGCATTCCGAGCACACTGGGCGAGCGCACGGTCGGGACGACCGGCTACATCGACGCGAAACCGAACTCGATCAACATCATTCCCGATGAGGTCACGTTCACCTGGGGCTTCCGGGATCCGTCCGACGACGTGATCGAGGAGGCGCGCCGGCGCGTGCTCGAGGAGGCCGAGTGGGCCGCCGAGCGGGAGGGCGTCGAGTGGGAGTACGAGGATCGAATGCGCGCGCCGGCGGTCGAGTTCGCTGATGTATGCGTCGACGCGGTCCAGTCAGCCGCGGACGACCTCGAGTACGACAGCATGCGGATCTTCAGCGGTGCCGGCCACGACGCGACGCACATGCACAGCGTCTGTGACACGGGGATGGTGTTCGCGGTGAGCGAGAACGGGAAGAGCCACAACGAGTCGGAGTACACCTGCTGGGACGACTGTTACAGCGCGGCGTCGACGATCGCCAACGCTGCCGTCGACCTCGCCGGAGGTGTACAATGA
- a CDS encoding IclR family transcriptional regulator — MDAGDTQLSSVKSVDRLFEIIDVLDELDGARVTEVAELLEMPKSTVHGHLSTMHQHGYVVKEGNEYYLSLQFLRLGEHARWRKQAYKLAHEKVTRLADRTDERAQFIIEEHGEGVYVHRETSEHGVETDSNIGESVPLHATAAGKAILSALPVSYADSLIEEIELERFTEHTITDRDELHEELQTARDRNYVFNNEESTKGLSAVGVPVLEQSGAVLGAISVSGPTYRMNGDWFTEEIPLILLGTANELELDITFS; from the coding sequence ATGGATGCAGGTGATACGCAGCTGTCGTCTGTCAAGTCGGTCGATAGACTGTTCGAGATCATCGACGTCCTCGACGAACTCGACGGTGCGCGCGTTACCGAGGTGGCGGAGTTGCTCGAGATGCCAAAGAGCACCGTTCACGGCCATCTCTCGACGATGCACCAGCACGGGTACGTCGTCAAAGAGGGCAACGAGTACTACCTCAGCCTCCAGTTTCTCCGACTCGGTGAACACGCACGATGGCGGAAACAGGCGTACAAGCTCGCCCACGAGAAGGTGACTCGGCTGGCCGACCGCACCGACGAACGCGCCCAGTTCATCATCGAAGAGCACGGGGAGGGGGTCTACGTCCACCGCGAGACGAGCGAACACGGCGTCGAAACCGACTCGAACATCGGCGAGAGCGTCCCGTTACACGCCACCGCGGCCGGAAAAGCGATTCTCAGCGCGCTTCCTGTCTCCTATGCCGACTCGCTGATCGAGGAGATCGAACTCGAGCGGTTTACCGAGCACACGATCACGGACCGCGACGAGCTTCACGAGGAGCTCCAGACCGCCCGGGATCGAAACTACGTGTTCAACAACGAGGAAAGCACGAAGGGGTTGAGTGCAGTCGGCGTACCAGTCTTGGAACAGTCGGGTGCGGTTCTCGGCGCGATCAGTGTCTCGGGGCCGACGTACCGAATGAACGGCGACTGGTTCACCGAGGAGATTCCGCTGATCCTCCTCGGAACGGCCAACGAACTCGAGCTCGATATCACCTTTTCATAA
- a CDS encoding isochorismatase family protein, with the protein MPPDTPAVYDRAGLDTLVGYGDSPALIVVDLQRGFTDPSCVLGGDLSSVVERTNELLDPAHETDCPVVATRIVTSHPDGADLGIWGEKIPTLELLAADSEWVDLDERLDLRETDHVLEKRQASSFHETELHSMLTAWGVDTLVVAGCTTSGCIRATAVDGCSHGFRVIVPEESVGDRAPEPHEANLFDIHAKYGDVRPFEEVVDYLRDPSALRPHRRD; encoded by the coding sequence ATGCCACCAGACACACCGGCGGTATACGACCGTGCAGGACTGGACACGCTCGTCGGCTACGGCGACTCACCCGCGCTAATCGTCGTCGACTTGCAACGCGGCTTCACCGACCCTTCGTGCGTCCTCGGCGGGGACCTCTCGAGCGTCGTCGAACGCACGAACGAACTTCTCGACCCCGCACACGAGACCGACTGTCCCGTCGTCGCGACGCGAATCGTTACCTCCCACCCCGACGGCGCGGACCTCGGAATCTGGGGCGAGAAGATTCCGACGCTCGAGTTGCTGGCCGCAGACTCCGAGTGGGTCGACCTCGACGAGCGACTCGATCTCCGAGAGACCGACCACGTGCTAGAGAAACGGCAGGCGAGTTCGTTCCACGAAACCGAACTCCACTCGATGTTGACCGCATGGGGGGTCGATACGCTCGTCGTCGCCGGCTGTACGACCAGCGGCTGCATCCGCGCGACGGCCGTCGACGGCTGTTCGCACGGGTTCCGCGTGATCGTCCCCGAGGAGAGCGTGGGCGACCGCGCGCCGGAACCCCACGAGGCGAATCTCTTCGATATCCACGCGAAGTACGGCGACGTCAGGCCGTTCGAAGAAGTAGTCGACTACCTCCGCGACCCTAGTGCATTGCGTCCCCACCGTCGGGACTGA
- a CDS encoding SDR family NAD(P)-dependent oxidoreductase translates to MGRLNGTTALVTGASKGIGRGIAQELAAEGATVGVNYPPQEGSTHADEVVETIESNGGTAHAFEADVSDADDVESMIEAVESAFGTIDVLVNNAGILTQSRLESMPIDMWDETIAVDLRGTFLPIRFALPGMLESGSGSIINVASQLGIVGGEELVHYSAAKGGVISMTRALAREVSPTVRVNAVAPGPVQTELLDDISEEWREAKEASLPMGRLGEVEDITPTVVFLASDESSYYTGQTLSPDGGDAMH, encoded by the coding sequence ATGGGTCGATTGAACGGAACGACGGCGCTAGTGACGGGAGCGAGCAAGGGTATCGGACGCGGCATCGCCCAGGAGTTGGCGGCGGAAGGCGCGACGGTCGGCGTCAACTACCCCCCACAGGAGGGCTCGACGCACGCTGATGAGGTGGTCGAGACGATCGAATCGAACGGCGGGACGGCGCACGCGTTCGAAGCCGACGTGAGCGACGCCGACGACGTCGAGTCGATGATCGAGGCGGTCGAATCCGCGTTCGGCACGATCGATGTCCTCGTCAACAACGCGGGAATCCTGACCCAGTCGCGCCTCGAGTCGATGCCGATCGACATGTGGGATGAAACGATCGCGGTCGACCTTCGCGGAACCTTCCTCCCGATCCGTTTCGCCCTCCCGGGAATGCTCGAGTCGGGCAGCGGCTCGATCATTAACGTAGCCTCGCAGCTCGGCATCGTCGGCGGCGAGGAACTGGTCCACTACTCGGCCGCGAAAGGCGGCGTGATCAGTATGACACGAGCGCTCGCCCGGGAGGTGTCGCCGACGGTCCGAGTCAACGCCGTCGCGCCGGGGCCGGTCCAGACCGAGCTTTTGGACGACATCAGCGAGGAGTGGCGCGAGGCGAAGGAGGCCTCGCTCCCGATGGGTCGGCTCGGCGAGGTCGAAGATATCACGCCGACGGTGGTCTTTCTCGCGTCCGACGAGAGTAGCTATTACACCGGCCAGACGCTCAGTCCCGACGGTGGGGACGCAATGCACTAG
- a CDS encoding dihydroorotase, with protein sequence MVESTIRVVNARVVTPSGTIPGGMAAADGKITAIGSEESLPEAERTIDAEGNYLIPGFICPHNHMGISRYENDYHTQYEHDMETETKACLAGGVTSFFTFLLQEEPYVPDMDFFVETGEQESYIDFGFHAIVHQDHHIDEINDLAAEGIRSFKLFFNMYKTSAPELGIGHSDAGRVYTVLKKTAEMENAVVMFHAENDDLGPVKVEEMQEAGRDDLSAWADASPGISQAMQIEQIGMLTEHTGATSYVVHNSMEETLDALSRYQERGVNLYGETLPSFLANHCEDEDVGLWGKISPPIGYKEDQEALWKALRNGTFQNVGTDHCPYQLEFKGPRDGSVWDSPPGDQGLQTFLPLMLSEGVNKNRISMERMVEVCSTNNAKRFGIYPRKGALVEGADADAVIVDLTKSFTVDEDYLYGLDNRWCSAFGRELTGAPTHTIKGGELVVEHNDVLAEGGDGQYLPRYEDGVPLAE encoded by the coding sequence ATGGTAGAGTCTACCATCCGGGTCGTTAACGCGCGTGTCGTGACACCATCCGGAACGATACCTGGCGGAATGGCTGCCGCAGACGGGAAGATCACCGCGATCGGATCGGAGGAGTCCCTCCCCGAAGCCGAACGGACGATCGACGCCGAGGGGAACTACCTCATTCCGGGGTTCATCTGTCCGCACAACCACATGGGAATCTCACGGTACGAGAACGACTATCATACCCAGTACGAACACGACATGGAGACGGAGACCAAAGCGTGTCTCGCCGGTGGCGTGACGTCGTTCTTTACGTTCCTCCTGCAGGAGGAGCCGTACGTCCCCGACATGGACTTTTTCGTCGAGACCGGCGAACAGGAGTCCTACATCGACTTCGGATTCCACGCGATCGTTCACCAGGATCATCACATCGACGAGATCAACGATCTCGCCGCGGAGGGGATCCGCTCGTTCAAACTGTTCTTCAACATGTACAAGACGTCCGCCCCCGAACTCGGGATCGGACATTCCGACGCCGGCCGCGTCTACACCGTCCTGAAGAAGACGGCCGAGATGGAAAACGCGGTCGTAATGTTCCACGCCGAGAACGATGATCTCGGTCCGGTGAAAGTCGAGGAGATGCAAGAAGCCGGCCGAGACGACCTCAGCGCGTGGGCCGACGCCTCGCCGGGCATCAGCCAGGCGATGCAGATCGAACAGATCGGCATGCTCACCGAACACACCGGCGCGACCTCGTACGTCGTTCACAACAGCATGGAAGAGACGCTCGACGCCCTCTCCCGATATCAGGAGCGCGGCGTCAACCTCTACGGGGAGACCCTGCCGAGTTTCCTCGCCAACCACTGCGAGGACGAGGACGTCGGTCTCTGGGGGAAGATCTCGCCGCCGATCGGCTACAAGGAGGATCAGGAAGCGCTCTGGAAGGCGCTTCGCAACGGCACGTTCCAGAACGTCGGCACCGACCACTGTCCGTACCAACTCGAGTTCAAAGGACCGCGAGACGGGAGCGTCTGGGACTCGCCGCCGGGCGATCAGGGACTGCAAACGTTCCTCCCGCTCATGCTCAGCGAGGGCGTGAACAAGAACCGGATCTCGATGGAGCGGATGGTCGAGGTTTGCTCGACGAACAACGCGAAGCGGTTCGGCATCTATCCGCGGAAGGGCGCGCTCGTCGAGGGTGCGGACGCCGACGCCGTGATCGTCGACCTGACGAAATCGTTCACCGTCGACGAGGACTACCTCTACGGACTGGACAACCGCTGGTGTTCCGCGTTCGGCCGCGAACTCACCGGTGCGCCGACGCACACGATCAAGGGCGGCGAACTCGTCGTCGAGCACAACGACGTGCTCGCCGAAGGCGGGGACGGGCAGTACCTGCCACGCTACGAGGACGGCGTTCCGCTGGCCGAATGA
- a CDS encoding ABC transporter ATP-binding protein → MTRSRPHRLEPDFIVFDEPISALDVSVQAQIINLMKDLQAEYDLTYLVIAHNLDVIRQIADRIAIMYLGKIVESGPTDVIFDNPSHPYTQKLLDSLPRTSIDERHREVAPIAGDVPSPRNPPESSRFHTRCPYARKTCTEASPMYELGDTHRKACYRTGNDHEYWDADELGDGSPQLQR, encoded by the coding sequence GTGACTCGTAGCCGTCCGCACCGCCTCGAGCCGGATTTTATCGTGTTCGACGAACCGATCTCGGCGCTCGACGTCTCCGTCCAGGCCCAGATCATCAACCTGATGAAGGATCTGCAGGCCGAGTACGACCTGACGTATCTCGTCATCGCACACAACCTCGACGTTATTCGACAGATAGCCGACCGGATCGCCATCATGTATCTCGGAAAGATCGTCGAAAGCGGTCCGACGGACGTGATCTTCGACAACCCGTCGCATCCGTACACGCAGAAACTCCTGGACAGCCTGCCACGAACTTCGATCGACGAGAGACATCGTGAAGTCGCGCCGATCGCCGGCGACGTCCCGTCTCCCCGCAACCCGCCCGAGAGCTCTCGGTTTCACACCCGATGTCCGTATGCACGGAAAACGTGTACGGAGGCCTCGCCGATGTACGAACTCGGCGATACTCACCGGAAGGCGTGTTATCGGACTGGCAACGACCACGAGTACTGGGACGCCGACGAACTCGGTGACGGAAGTCCACAGTTGCAGCGCTGA